Proteins encoded within one genomic window of Humulus lupulus chromosome 1, drHumLupu1.1, whole genome shotgun sequence:
- the LOC133797306 gene encoding probable receptor-like protein kinase At1g49730: MAVYGIASLLGLMTFLGMQLIPVTMAECPLDLSGSNFTLAASLCSNLDDRGKCCRYINAFIAVSIAHYANQTGNLGVPSDISDTCLQSISRTLELHGVPRNASAFCGFGTKVLVNYDCMGRTTMSQMLQSPKFADVAQNCKVPLSEGSRCRTCLNSGISYLRHLVGMENNLTMSTCRDATFASLASQVDNNSAVDIARCFFGVQELNIPPAIIGPSPPLITPGASPSPIVADGPSQNLTAAPLNQHHHSYHLTVIPGVFIAVAVIAVMMLVVLLFLIRRKRKELEDCENTDKTSSKSFHPPRPVRKLQEGPSSMFRKFSYKEIKKATEHFNTMIGQGGFGTVYKAHFNDGLVAAVKQMNEVSEQGEDEFCQEIELLARLHHRHLVALRGFCIDKNERFLMYEYMANGSLKDHLHSPSRTPLSWERRIQIAIDVANALEYLHFYCNPPLCHRDIKSSNILLDENFVAKVADFGLAHASIDGSISFEPVNTEVRGTPGYMDPEYVVTQELTEKSDVYSYGVLLLELVTARRAVHNGKNLVEWSQIHLVPESRLSDLIDPSIRDAFDSEQLQTIASIVRWCTQKEGWARPSIKQVLRMLYESSDPMDSGFAEALEDEEYDGTEGRPRTSKGKMHRNENIFHSGDGRCLASSSSTSRSYCSRSFLLENGSPQSPPNILSV; encoded by the exons ATGGCGGTCTACGGTATCGCCTCTCTGTTGGGTCTTATGACGTTTTTGGGTATGCAGCTGATTCCTGTAACAATGGCAG AGTGCCCCTTAGATTTGAGTGGATCAAACTTTACTCTGGCAGCCTCTTTATGCTCAAACCTAGACGACAGAGGAAAATGTTGCCGCTACATAAATGCATTCATTGCAGTTTCTATTGCTCACTATGCAAATCAAACGGGCAACCTAGGGGTTCCTTCAGACATATCTGACACCTGTCTTCAGTCCATATCGCGAACATTGGAACTACATGGAGTTCCACGTAATGCATCAGCTTTTTGTGGATTTGGAACAAAGGTTCTAGTTAATTATGACTGTATGGGTCGAACAACCATGTCTCAGATGCTGCAGTCACCAAAATTTGCAGATGTTGCACAAAATTGCAAGGTACCACTTTCAGAGGGAAGTAGATGCCGCACTTGTTTAAATTCTGGTATTTCATACCTTCGTCATCTGGTAGGAATGGAAAATAATTTGACAATGAGCACTTGCCGTGATGCTACATTTGCTAGCCTTGCCAGTCAAGTTGATAATAATTCAGCTGTTGACATTGCACGCTGTTTTTTTGGAGTTCAGGAGCTCAACATTCCTCCAGCTATTATAG GGCCATCTCCCCCATTGATCACGCCAGGAGCTTCTCCAAGTCCGATAGTTGCTGATGGCCCAAGCCAGAACTTGACAGCTGCTCCCCTAAACCAACACCATCATTCTTACCACCTTACAGTAATTCCTGGTGTTTTCATTGCAGTAGCAGTCATTGCTGTTATGATGCTTGTGGTCTTGCTATTTCTTATCCGTAGAAAAAGAAAAGAACTGGAGGACTGTGAAAATACGGACAAGACATCTTCAAAGTCCTTCCACCCTCCTCGTCCTGTACGGAAACTACAGGAAG GACCCTCATCAATGTTTAGAAAATTCAGCTATAAGGAGATAAAGAAGGCAACGGAACATTTTAATACAATGATTGGACAAGGGGGATTTGGAACTGTGTACAAAGCCCATTTTAATGATGGCTTAGTGGCAGCAGTAAAGCAAATGAACGAAGTTTCAGAGCAAGGGGAAGATGAGTTCTGCCAGGAAATAGAGCTTCTTGCTAGACTACATCATCGTCATCTTGTTGCCTTACGCGGTTTTTGCATTGATAAAAATGAGAG GTTTCTTATGTATGAATACATGGCAAATGGTAGCTTGAAGGATCATCTTCATT CTCCAAGTAGAACTCCCCTCAGTTGGGAGAGAAGAATACAAATTGCAATTGATGTAGCTAATGCTTTG GAGTACCTCCATTTCTACTGCAATCCTCCTCTGTGCCACAGAGACATTAAGTCCAGCAACATTTTACTAGATGAGAATTTTGTTGCCAAG GTTGCAGATTTTGGCCTTGCACATGCATCGATAGATGGTTCTATTTCCTTTGAACCTGTAAACACAGAAGTCCGGGGAACTCCag GATATATGGACCCGGAGTATGTAGTCACTCAAGAGCTGACTGAGAAAAGCGATGTCTATAGCTATGGTGTGTTACTACTGGAACTAGTGACTGCAAGACGAGCAGTACATAATGGCAAGAATTTGGTTGAGTGGTCACAAATACACCTGGTACCAGAATCAAGGCTATCTGATCTGATTGATCCAAGTATACGAGATGCTTTTGATTCGGAGCAGCTTCAAACAATTGCTTCAATAGTGAGATGGTGCACCCAAAAGGAAGGCTGGGCAAGGCCTTCAATTAAACAGGTCCTAAGGATGTTATACGAAAGTTCGGACCCCATGGATAGTGGATTTGCAGAAGCTCTTGAAGACGAAGAGTATGATGGAACTGAGGGAAGACCGAGGACAAGTAAAGGCAAAATGCACAGGAATGAGAACATTTTCCACAGTGGTGATGGGAGATGTCTTGCTTCTTCTTCTAGTACATCAAGATCCTATTGTAGCCGGAGCTTCTTACTTGAAAATGGTTCTCCACAATCACCACCCAACATTTTATCTGTTTAA